The following coding sequences are from one Kosakonia sp. H02 window:
- a CDS encoding O-methyltransferase, which translates to MQQKWSAVDEYLEQHLLPEDEILTQILANNRRAGLPGIDVSPMQGQLLALFVRMVRAKRILEIGTLGGYSTLWMARELPSDGELLTLEADPLHAAIARENLQLAGFSRQVKVVEGPAVETLENLGTHPPFDLIFIDADKPNNPTYLKWALHYSRPGTLIIGDNVVRGGEVTNPVTTDTSVQGVRKFIEMIGADPRLTATAMQTVGGKGWDGFTLAWVNAC; encoded by the coding sequence ATGCAGCAGAAGTGGTCCGCGGTTGATGAATACTTAGAGCAACACCTTCTCCCGGAAGATGAAATCCTGACGCAAATACTGGCGAATAACCGGCGTGCCGGGCTTCCGGGCATTGATGTTTCCCCGATGCAGGGGCAGTTACTGGCGCTGTTTGTTCGCATGGTGCGGGCAAAACGCATTCTGGAAATCGGTACGCTGGGCGGTTACAGCACGCTGTGGATGGCGCGCGAACTGCCTTCTGACGGGGAGTTACTGACGCTGGAAGCCGACCCGTTACATGCGGCGATTGCCCGCGAAAATTTGCAACTCGCCGGTTTTTCCCGGCAGGTGAAAGTCGTTGAAGGCCCGGCGGTGGAAACCCTGGAAAACCTCGGCACGCACCCGCCTTTCGATCTGATTTTTATTGATGCTGACAAACCCAATAACCCCACGTATCTGAAGTGGGCGCTGCACTACTCGCGCCCCGGCACGCTGATTATTGGCGATAATGTAGTGCGCGGCGGCGAAGTGACCAACCCGGTGACCACCGATACCAGCGTGCAAGGGGTACGCAAGTTTATTGAGATGATCGGTGCCGACCCGCGATTGACCGCGACGGCGATGCAAACCGTCGGAGGCAAAGGGTGGGATGGGTTTACGTTGGCGTGGGTGAATGCGTGTTGA